Sequence from the Streptomyces peucetius genome:
GAGGGCTACGAGCAGGTGGCCGACCAGCACGACTTCTTCATCGACGACTGAGCCACCTGGTTTTCACAGCCCGAACCGGTCTCTTACCGGACTTTTTCATGCCCAGCGGTGCATGTAATTTTTCATACTCTTGCGTACTCGACGGTATATATATTTACTGCTTGTGGCACGGGGGCACTCCGTTGCCACGAGGGCCCGTCCGAGCCCTCCCCTCGATCGGACACCCAGGGACGGCGCTCCCTCCTCGCGCCGTCCTGAAGGTGTTCAATCCGGGCTCCGCATTCCGCCGCGGACGCCCCTCGGCGGTCCCGGTCAACCCCTGGGCCGGGACCGCCGCACCCTCTCTCGATCAGAGTTCATCGGCACCACCCGGAGCGACGACGATGTCCCAGCCCCTCTTCACGACGAGCCCGGACTGGCCCTGCCAGGTGAAAGCCCCGAGCAGTCACGACTGGGAACGCAGCGCCGCCCGCTGGCTGCGCGATCTGCTGCCCGCCCGGTACGCCGGTTACTCGACGCTCACCCGCCATCCCGTCCTGCTGGCCCGTCACGCCCAGCTCCAGGTGCAGCACGAGATGCGGGCGGTACGGGTGGCCCTGCAGACGTCCCGGGCGGAGCTGCCCACGCTGGGCGTCGCCGAGACGGTCATCGAGAACACGATCCGGCTGTACGCCGTCGAGCTGGAGCAGCTCGGCCGCCTCGCCCGCGGTGTCAGGCTCGTCGGCGACGCGCTGCGCACGGACGGCGGCGGCACGCACCGCAGGCGGTAGCCCCCGGGCGGCCCGGCGGCCCGGTCACGCCAGTTGCCGCCGTACCAGTTCATGGAGCCTGCCTCCGGCGTCGGCGACGAGGTCGGCCGGGCGGCCCTCCTCCACGACACGGCCCTCCTCCATCACGATCACCCGGTCCGCGTCCATGACGGTGGAGAGCCGGTGGGCGATCACGATGCGGGTGGCGTCCAGCCTGCGAGTGCTCTCGATGACAACGCGCTGGGTCTCGTTGTCCAGCGCGCTCGTCGCCTCGTCGAAGAACAGCACGCGCGGCCGGCGCACCAGGGCCTGGGCGATCATCAGCCGCTGCCGCTGGCCGCCCGAGATGGCGCCGCCGGAGGAGATCAGGGTGTGCAGGCCCATCGGCATCCGCTTGATGTCCTCCGCGAGGCCGGCCATCTCGGCGGCTTCCCAGACCTCGTCCTGGGAGAACGTCTCGGCGCCGCAGATGCAGTCCAGGATGGACCCGGTGAGCGGCTGCGCGTTCTGGAGCACCACTCCGCACTGCCGGCGTACCGCGGCGGGGTCCAGGGCGGCCAGGTCCTGGCCGTCGTAGAGGACGGTGCCGGAGGCGGGACGGTCGAAGCCGATGAGCAGCCGCAGCAGGGTGGACTTGCCGCAGCCGCTGGGGCCGACGACGGCCACGAACTCCCCCGGCCGCACCTGCAGCGACACGTCGTCGAGGACGGACGGACCGTCGTCGGCGTAGCGGAAGGTCAGATTGCGTGCCTCGATGGCGCCTGACAGCGTGCCGGGCTGCGCGCTGGCTCCGCGCACCTCGGGTTCCTCGTCCAGAATCGGGCGCACCAGCTCGAACATGGGCAGCGCGGCCACGGCGGAGACGAGCACGCCGGTGAGCTGGGTGACGGAGGTCAGCAGCATGGTGACGGCCGTGCTGAAGGTGAGGAACTCGCCCGCCGACATCGTCCCGCGGGCCGGCCCGGCGAGCAGCATGAACATGATGAGCGAGCAGAGCGGCAGATAGACGGCGTCGAGAACGGTGGTCAGGTTCTTGATGCGGCCCACCCGCTGCTGCAGTTCGCGGGAGCGGGCGAACCGCCGTGCCCAGGCGGCGTACGCGAAGCTCTCCGCTGCCGCGACCCTCAGTTTCGGCAGGCCCCGCAGGGTCTGGAACGCCTGGTTGTTGAGCTTGTTGTTCAGCTCCACCAGTCTGCGCTGCCAGCGGACCTGCCACAGGCCCATGCCGAGGAACACCGCTCCGATGACGAGCAGCATTCCGATGGCGGCGAGCGCCAGCGGCACGCTGTACCAGAGCAGCAGGACGACGTTCATCGTGCCGACGGTGACCGACTGCAGGGCCACCGGGCCGGTGCCGGACAGGACCCGGCGGATGGAGCTGATGCCCATGGCGGCGCTGGCCAGTTCTCCGGTCGACCGCTCCGCGAAGAACCTGGTGGGCAGCCGCAGGAGCCTGTCCCAGACGGCGGGCTGCAGGGTGCTCTCGATGCGGCCCTCCATCCGCAGGACGGTCAGGTTCTGCAGCAGCATGAAGGCGGCGGAGACGACGCTCGCGATCATGACGGCGAGCGAGACCTGGACGATCAGGCCTGCCTGCGCGTTGGGTACGTAGACACCGAGTACCTTTCCGGTGGCGATGGGCACGAGCGCGCCGAGCACGACGGTGACGAGACCGGAGATCAGCAGGTTCCGCAGGTCCATGCGGGTGCCGCGGAGACTGAAGCGCACCAGCCGCCGGAGGTTCGAAGGCTGCTCGGGCAGCGGCCGGTAGAACATGACGGCCCGGTCCTCGAACTCGTCCGCGTTCTCCGTGCCGATCCGCGTCCGTGAGCCGGTGACCGGGTTGACCGCCTCGTAGCGTCCGCGGCGCCAGATCAGTGCGACGGGCGCGCCGGAGGCTGCCCGGTGGCCCACGAGCGGGCCCGCGTCGCTGCGCCACCAGGGGCCCTGGAGGCGGACCGGACGGGTGCGGACGCGGGAGGCGACGGCGATGCGTTCGACGGGGCCGACGCGGTCCCCGCCAAAGCCGCTCTTCGGCGGGTCGGTCAGGGTGATCCCGGCGGCGCGGGCGACATGGCGGCACACCGCGAGGAGCGTGTCGTCGCCGTCCGCTCCCCCGTGGCCGCGCGAGGCCCGGTCCCCTCTGCCGATGGAGGCGAGCAGTGCCTCGTCGGCGCGGGCACCGGCGTCGGCACCGGCCTTGATACCGGCGGCCGTCCGGTCCTCGTGGGCCCGCTCCAGTTCCTCGATCCAGCCGTCCACGGCGGACAGCAACCGGTACTGCTGGTTCACCATGCGCTGCCACAAGGCGCCCTCGACGAGCAGGTCGCCCGCCGCCTCCGCACTGTAGGAGGCGCCGTACTGCACGCTGCCCGGCTCGACCTGCATCCACAGGACGTCGTCGTCGGCCAGGGCCTCCTCTGTGGCGGGGCGGCCCTCCAGCGGCGCCTCGAACAGCACTCCGAGGCCGCGGCCGACGCCCAGGCCGAAGGCGTACTCGAGCTGGGTGGCGGCCGTCCGGCCGTAAGGATCCTGGTACGCGGGCGGGTACGGCTCCCCGTACTCCGGCACGTACAGCTCCCGCAGCGGGATCCGGCGCAACAGACAGTCCTGCGAGGGCCGGCCGGTCAGGGTGTGCCGGGAGCCCTCGACCGGGCCGAGGAGGAGCGTGCCGGGTTCGAGACGGCCGAGGAAGTGCCAGTGGCCCTGTTCGACGGCGTCCACGGCGAACAGGTCGAGCGCGCCGCCCATGACGAGCCACAGCACCAGCGGCCCTTCCAGCGGAAGACTGCGCAGACCGGTGCAGTCGACGGGCGTTCCCAGCCCGCCGAGTGCGTGGATCACCGCGTCGGACTGTGCGGGCGCCTGGTGGTGGCCGCCGGTGGGCGGCAGGTGGACGGACGACACGTCAGTACTCCTTGACCAGCTGGGCGTACGGCCCCTGGGCGGCCACCAGGTCCTCGTGGCGGCCGCGTTCGACGACGGTGCCGTGGTCGAGCACGACGATCTCGTCGCTGTCGCGCACGGTGCTCAGCCGGTGGGCGATCACGACGCAGGCGCAGCCGCGCCGGCGCAGATTGTCGATGATGATCCGCTCGGTCTCCGCGTCGAGGGCGCTGGTGACCTCGTCGAGGACCAGGATGCTCGGCCGGCGTACCAGCGCGCGGGCGATCTCGAGGCGCTGGCGCTGTCCGCCGGAGAAGTTGCGGCCGTCCTGTTCGACGCGGCTGTGGATGCCGTCGGGGCGGCGCATCACCACGTCGTGGACCGCCGCGTCCCGCAGCGCGTTCTCCACGGCCTCGTCCGGGACGGACGGGTCCCACAGGGTCACGTTGTCGCGGACGGTGCCCTCGAAGAGGAAGATGTCCTGGTCGACGAAGGAGACGGAGGCGGCGAGCGCGCCGCGGGGAATGTCCGCGAGGAGACGCCCGTCGATGCGGATGGTCCCCTCCCACGGACTGTAGAGGCCCGCTATCAGCCGGGAGACGGTGGACTTGCCGCTGCCGGAGCCGCCGACGAGGGCCACCTGCTGTCCCGGGCCGACGGTGAGGGAGAAACCGCTGAGCAGCGGCGCGTCGAGCGGGCTGTAGCCGAAGGTGATGTTCTCGAGCGTCACATGGCCCTTGAGCCGGCGGCTGCTCGGGTCGGGTTCGTCGCGGGAGTAGAGAGGGTCGACGGGGAAGCTCTCCACGTCCTTGAGTCGCGTCATGTCCGCGGCGAAGTCCTGGATCCGGCCGGCCACGCCGTTCAGCCGGGTGATGGGCGCGGTGAAGCGGGCCACCAGTGCCTGGAAGGCGACAAGGAGACCGATCGATATATGTCCTTCGACGGCTCGCAGTCCGCCGATCCAGAGGATGAGAGCGCTGTTGAGGGTGGCGAGGGTGGGCGCCACGATGGCCAGCACGGCGCTGGGCACGCCGAGGCGCTGCTGGACGTCCAGAGTGGTGGCGTGCTGGCCCGCCCAGCGGCGGAAGAAGCCGTTCTCCGCGCCGGTGGCCTTCATGGTCTCGATCAGCTGGAGGCCGGTGTACGAGGTGTTGGTGAGGCGGGCGCTGTCGGCGCGCAGCTTCTGGGTGTGGGTGGCGCGGAGCCGGATGACGATGCGCATCGCCACGATGTTCAGGAGCGCGATGAGCACTCCCAGCACGGTGAGCTGCGGGTCGTAGCTCCACAGCAGCGCGGCGTAGAGGATGACCACGATGCCGTCGACGGCGGCGGCGGCGAGGTCACGGGCGAGGGTCTCCGCCACGGCGTCGTTGGACTGCAGCCGCTGCACCAGGTCGGCCGGGCTGCGCTGGGCGAAGAACGTGACGGGCAGCCGCAGCAAATGGCGCAGGAAACGGGCGCTGCTCAGGGTGGAGGAGATGAGCCGGCCGCGCAGCAGGTTCGCCTGTTGCAGCCCCGTGAGCACGGCGGTCAGGGCCACCATCACGGCCATGGCGGTGAACAGCGTCCCGAGCAGCGAGGTACGGCCGCCGATCAGGAACATGTCGATGTAGGTACGGCTCAGCGCGGGGACCGCCGCGCCGACCGCGACGAGGAGCAGGCTGGCGAGGAAGGCGGCGAACAGGGTG
This genomic interval carries:
- a CDS encoding NHLP bacteriocin export ABC transporter permease/ATPase subunit, whose amino-acid sequence is MSSVHLPPTGGHHQAPAQSDAVIHALGGLGTPVDCTGLRSLPLEGPLVLWLVMGGALDLFAVDAVEQGHWHFLGRLEPGTLLLGPVEGSRHTLTGRPSQDCLLRRIPLRELYVPEYGEPYPPAYQDPYGRTAATQLEYAFGLGVGRGLGVLFEAPLEGRPATEEALADDDVLWMQVEPGSVQYGASYSAEAAGDLLVEGALWQRMVNQQYRLLSAVDGWIEELERAHEDRTAAGIKAGADAGARADEALLASIGRGDRASRGHGGADGDDTLLAVCRHVARAAGITLTDPPKSGFGGDRVGPVERIAVASRVRTRPVRLQGPWWRSDAGPLVGHRAASGAPVALIWRRGRYEAVNPVTGSRTRIGTENADEFEDRAVMFYRPLPEQPSNLRRLVRFSLRGTRMDLRNLLISGLVTVVLGALVPIATGKVLGVYVPNAQAGLIVQVSLAVMIASVVSAAFMLLQNLTVLRMEGRIESTLQPAVWDRLLRLPTRFFAERSTGELASAAMGISSIRRVLSGTGPVALQSVTVGTMNVVLLLWYSVPLALAAIGMLLVIGAVFLGMGLWQVRWQRRLVELNNKLNNQAFQTLRGLPKLRVAAAESFAYAAWARRFARSRELQQRVGRIKNLTTVLDAVYLPLCSLIMFMLLAGPARGTMSAGEFLTFSTAVTMLLTSVTQLTGVLVSAVAALPMFELVRPILDEEPEVRGASAQPGTLSGAIEARNLTFRYADDGPSVLDDVSLQVRPGEFVAVVGPSGCGKSTLLRLLIGFDRPASGTVLYDGQDLAALDPAAVRRQCGVVLQNAQPLTGSILDCICGAETFSQDEVWEAAEMAGLAEDIKRMPMGLHTLISSGGAISGGQRQRLMIAQALVRRPRVLFFDEATSALDNETQRVVIESTRRLDATRIVIAHRLSTVMDADRVIVMEEGRVVEEGRPADLVADAGGRLHELVRRQLA
- a CDS encoding NHLP family bacteriocin export ABC transporter peptidase/permease/ATPase subunit; translation: MTQTDHNAPAPGRQLPPAGRGRHRPEAAAQGGRRGGSRRAAPPARRKQRRTRQPRAVRTPTVLQMEAVECGAAALAMVLSHYGRHVPLEELRIACGVSRDGSRASNVLKAARSYGLTAKGMQMEASALAEVQPPAILFWEFNHYVVYDGTARRFGRRGVHINDPDKGRRFVPEEDFDTSFTGVALVLEPDRNFRKGGRKPGIMSAVPARLRGTAGTLFAAFLASLLLVAVGAAVPALSRTYIDMFLIGGRTSLLGTLFTAMAVMVALTAVLTGLQQANLLRGRLISSTLSSARFLRHLLRLPVTFFAQRSPADLVQRLQSNDAVAETLARDLAAAAVDGIVVILYAALLWSYDPQLTVLGVLIALLNIVAMRIVIRLRATHTQKLRADSARLTNTSYTGLQLIETMKATGAENGFFRRWAGQHATTLDVQQRLGVPSAVLAIVAPTLATLNSALILWIGGLRAVEGHISIGLLVAFQALVARFTAPITRLNGVAGRIQDFAADMTRLKDVESFPVDPLYSRDEPDPSSRRLKGHVTLENITFGYSPLDAPLLSGFSLTVGPGQQVALVGGSGSGKSTVSRLIAGLYSPWEGTIRIDGRLLADIPRGALAASVSFVDQDIFLFEGTVRDNVTLWDPSVPDEAVENALRDAAVHDVVMRRPDGIHSRVEQDGRNFSGGQRQRLEIARALVRRPSILVLDEVTSALDAETERIIIDNLRRRGCACVVIAHRLSTVRDSDEIVVLDHGTVVERGRHEDLVAAQGPYAQLVKEY